The following proteins are co-located in the Nitrospirota bacterium genome:
- a CDS encoding mucoidy inhibitor MuiA family protein, with the protein MLIRFLIVTSLLILTYPASAAPKDLPATSRIDAVTVYLRNARVTRVAKVDLPAGDARVTLENLPDQLLDQSLRVSGTGRANAQVFGATVERVPHVETTAKDVRAAQDKVTALEAQDREMEDRIKQATARKELLDSLRSTYVKERTENLAVRPMSPKEWGDLVDFVAKQYDAVLDEIRKTEFARRELAKQLQAARKELEQIRAKGGLVTKTVAVDLHAESAGPFELAVSYVVESAAWSPIWDARLDADKQTIALSLYGSVRQTSGEDWIDVSLALSTAQPTRGIEVPDLPPQYLDIIRPLPAAPAAGLLQKGRADELRAMGTMESLEDKDAGVPMEAAEAAVTQGLLAATFTAPRRESVDSSGTPRRAFLSTFPLKAELTRLAAPKLDEQTVLTAKATNESGPVLLPGPVNVFLGDELTGQTFLPLVPPGDEIKLAFGPDDRVKVERKIIERKHETTGVFSKEDLYRYRIRTTVKNLYPTPVTVTILDQVPISRDETIKVTILDGSTKPTESEDPIKPGVRRYTYTLQPKAEQVIELGYEVRFPKGQMVGGLE; encoded by the coding sequence ATGCTCATTCGTTTTCTGATCGTCACGTCCCTGCTGATCCTTACCTACCCCGCGTCAGCCGCACCAAAGGACCTCCCGGCAACCTCCCGAATCGACGCGGTCACGGTGTACCTGCGCAACGCGCGGGTCACACGGGTGGCTAAGGTCGATTTGCCGGCCGGCGACGCGCGCGTCACGCTGGAAAACCTGCCGGATCAACTGTTGGACCAGTCGCTGCGCGTGTCCGGAACAGGAAGAGCCAACGCCCAGGTCTTTGGCGCCACGGTCGAGCGCGTGCCGCACGTCGAGACCACAGCCAAGGACGTGCGCGCGGCGCAGGACAAGGTCACCGCACTCGAAGCGCAGGACCGCGAGATGGAGGACCGGATCAAACAGGCCACCGCCAGAAAAGAGCTGCTGGATTCGCTGCGGTCCACCTACGTCAAGGAACGGACCGAGAATCTCGCGGTCCGGCCGATGAGTCCGAAGGAGTGGGGCGATCTGGTTGACTTCGTGGCGAAGCAGTACGACGCGGTGCTCGACGAGATCCGCAAGACCGAATTCGCTCGCCGCGAACTGGCCAAGCAACTTCAGGCCGCGCGCAAAGAACTCGAACAGATTCGCGCCAAAGGCGGCCTGGTCACCAAGACGGTCGCCGTGGACCTGCACGCGGAGAGCGCTGGACCGTTCGAACTGGCCGTGAGCTACGTCGTGGAGTCGGCCGCGTGGAGTCCAATCTGGGACGCGCGGTTGGACGCGGACAAGCAAACCATTGCCCTCTCGCTCTACGGGTCCGTGCGGCAGACCTCGGGCGAGGATTGGATCGACGTGAGCCTCGCGCTCTCCACCGCCCAGCCCACGCGCGGCATCGAGGTTCCCGACCTGCCGCCGCAGTACCTGGACATCATCCGCCCCTTGCCGGCTGCTCCCGCAGCCGGCTTGTTACAAAAAGGGAGGGCCGACGAGCTGAGAGCCATGGGCACGATGGAATCGTTGGAAGACAAGGACGCCGGCGTCCCGATGGAAGCGGCCGAAGCCGCCGTCACCCAGGGTCTGCTGGCCGCGACGTTCACCGCGCCGCGGCGCGAATCCGTCGACAGCAGCGGTACCCCCCGCAGAGCCTTTCTCTCGACGTTCCCGCTCAAAGCCGAATTGACGCGACTCGCCGCGCCCAAGCTCGACGAGCAGACCGTGCTGACCGCCAAAGCCACGAACGAATCCGGCCCCGTGCTGCTCCCTGGTCCGGTCAACGTCTTCCTGGGTGACGAACTCACCGGCCAGACATTTCTCCCGTTGGTTCCCCCCGGCGACGAGATCAAGCTCGCGTTCGGCCCCGACGACCGCGTGAAGGTCGAACGCAAAATCATCGAACGCAAACACGAAACCACCGGCGTCTTCTCCAAAGAAGACCTCTACCGGTATCGCATCCGCACCACGGTCAAAAACCTCTACCCCACGCCCGTCACGGTCACGATCCTCGATCAGGTCCCGATCAGCCGCGACGAGACGATCAAAGTGACGATCTTGGATGGCTCCACCAAACCCACGGAATCCGAAGACCCCATCAAGCCCGGCGTGCGCCGCTACACCTACACGTTGCAGCCGAAGGCGGAACAGGTGATCGAGTTGGGATACGAGGTGCGGTTCCCAAAGGGGCAGATGGTTGGGGGACTTGAGTGA
- a CDS encoding peroxiredoxin, which translates to MAIRLGDVVPDFTAESTQGTIRFHEWIGNGWAILFSHPKDFTPVCTTELGAVAKLKDKFAQRGVKFLALSVDSTADHQKWISDINETQNCVVDYPIIGDVDRRVSMMYDMIHPNAIDNLTVRSVFIIGPDKKLKLTLTYPASTGRNFDEILRVVESLQLTAKFSVATPADWKPGQDCIISPSVPDADVPAKFPKGSRTIKPYLRTTPQPNL; encoded by the coding sequence ATGGCGATACGACTAGGAGACGTGGTCCCCGACTTCACCGCGGAGTCCACGCAAGGAACTATTAGATTTCACGAGTGGATCGGCAACGGGTGGGCGATTCTGTTCTCCCACCCCAAGGACTTCACGCCCGTCTGCACGACCGAGCTTGGAGCCGTGGCAAAGCTCAAAGACAAGTTCGCGCAACGGGGCGTGAAATTTCTGGCGCTGAGCGTGGACAGCACTGCGGATCATCAGAAGTGGATCTCGGACATCAATGAGACCCAGAATTGCGTAGTGGACTATCCCATCATCGGCGACGTGGATCGAAGGGTGTCGATGATGTACGACATGATCCACCCCAACGCGATCGACAACCTGACCGTGCGCTCGGTGTTCATCATCGGCCCGGACAAGAAACTCAAATTGACGCTCACGTATCCGGCCTCGACCGGACGCAACTTCGACGAGATCCTTCGCGTGGTCGAGTCGCTCCAGCTCACCGCCAAATTCAGCGTGGCCACGCCCGCGGACTGGAAACCCGGCCAAGACTGCATCATCTCGCCGTCCGTGCCCGACGCCGACGTCCCGGCCAAATTCCCCAAAGGCTCCCGGACCATCAAACCGTACCTGCGCACCACGCCGCAGCCGAACCTGTAA
- a CDS encoding Ig-like domain-containing protein, producing the protein MKRVWVGIALVVFGVGALGLAVADAEEKGVQIVKTYPEYGKTIPKLNDLVIEIVFDRPMDPATQDEVSMDQRGATDHNGEPIEFDGQYTWVSPTTLRFRPEGKLKPDSVYQVTVWSAKAKDGSELEGAPYRLPFSTTGAK; encoded by the coding sequence ATGAAGCGTGTGTGGGTGGGTATTGCGTTGGTGGTCTTCGGGGTGGGAGCACTCGGGCTTGCGGTGGCGGACGCCGAGGAGAAGGGCGTCCAGATCGTCAAGACCTACCCCGAGTACGGGAAAACGATTCCGAAGCTCAATGACCTGGTCATCGAGATCGTGTTCGACCGGCCGATGGACCCGGCCACCCAGGACGAGGTGAGCATGGATCAGCGCGGCGCCACCGATCACAATGGTGAGCCGATCGAGTTCGACGGCCAGTACACCTGGGTGAGTCCCACTACTCTTCGCTTCAGGCCCGAAGGCAAACTCAAGCCCGATTCGGTGTATCAGGTGACGGTGTGGTCGGCCAAAGCGAAAGACGGTTCCGAGCTCGAGGGCGCGCCGTACCGGCTGCCGTTCTCGACCACCGGGGCAAAGTAA
- the queA gene encoding tRNA preQ1(34) S-adenosylmethionine ribosyltransferase-isomerase QueA: MSSLPASPALAEPTDVTVGEDERLEAFDYPEAWARIADRPAPVRDASRLLVYDRRTGRVEHRRFLDLPGYCAPGDVMIVNDSRVIPARLDGVKIPSGGRVEVLLIRRDGGAWTALVKGAVRPGQRIAFELGGEGEVLEPNAAGRTRLRLTPDDPVWLDRAGRVPLPPYIAKTRGGDAPDAADRARYQTVYARAEGSVAAPTAGLHFTRAVFDALIARGVHVATVTLHVGPGTFEPLRAARLADHRMEAEWGEVPPETAEAINRARESGSRVIAVGTTSTRLIETAAAEGRVRAFSGDTSLFIRPGYRWRAVDALVTNFHLPRSTPLLLASALCGRSALLDLYREAAAEGYRFYSYGDAMVIF; this comes from the coding sequence ATGTCATCACTCCCCGCGTCTCCCGCGCTCGCTGAACCGACCGACGTGACGGTCGGGGAAGACGAACGCCTGGAGGCCTTCGACTATCCGGAGGCCTGGGCGCGGATCGCGGATCGTCCGGCACCGGTTCGCGACGCGTCGCGACTGTTGGTCTACGACCGCCGAACCGGCCGCGTGGAGCACCGCCGGTTTCTCGACCTCCCCGGATACTGCGCGCCCGGCGATGTCATGATCGTCAATGATTCGCGCGTGATCCCGGCCCGACTCGATGGCGTGAAGATTCCGAGCGGCGGGCGCGTGGAGGTGTTGCTGATTCGCCGGGACGGCGGTGCGTGGACCGCGCTGGTGAAGGGTGCGGTTCGTCCGGGCCAGCGGATCGCGTTCGAGCTGGGCGGCGAGGGCGAGGTGCTCGAGCCGAATGCCGCCGGGAGAACCAGGCTGCGTCTCACCCCGGACGACCCGGTGTGGCTTGATCGAGCCGGTCGCGTGCCGCTGCCCCCGTACATCGCCAAAACGCGCGGCGGGGACGCGCCGGACGCGGCTGATCGCGCCAGGTACCAGACGGTCTACGCGCGCGCCGAGGGGTCGGTGGCTGCGCCGACCGCGGGCCTGCACTTTACCCGCGCGGTGTTTGACGCACTCATCGCACGCGGCGTGCACGTCGCCACGGTGACGCTGCACGTCGGCCCCGGGACCTTCGAGCCCCTGCGGGCGGCGCGACTCGCCGACCACCGGATGGAAGCGGAGTGGGGTGAGGTCCCGCCCGAGACCGCCGAGGCGATCAACCGCGCCCGCGAGTCCGGGAGCCGGGTGATCGCGGTGGGCACGACCTCTACGCGCCTGATCGAAACCGCGGCCGCGGAGGGCCGCGTGCGCGCGTTCTCGGGCGACACCTCCCTGTTCATCCGGCCGGGGTATCGCTGGCGCGCGGTGGACGCGCTGGTCACCAATTTTCACTTGCCCCGCTCGACGCCGTTGTTGTTGGCGTCGGCCTTGTGCGGACGTTCGGCCCTCTTGGATCTGTACCGCGAGGCCGCGGCCGAGGGCTACCGGTTTTACAGTTACGGCGACGCGATGGTGATCTTCTGA
- a CDS encoding arsenite methyltransferase, whose product MTERTHQEIRELVRENYGQVAKAGGGGCGCAPACCSPDNAVPVEDAALAIGYSQDDVAAVPQGANLGLGCGNPQAMAALRPGETVLDLGSGGGFDCFLAAKAVGPQGRVIGVDMTPDMVERARRNAEQAGLGRAEFRLGEIEHLPVADDTIDVIISNCVINLSPEKELVFREAWRVLKPGGRLAVSDIVATAELPETVKNDPALYAGCMAGAALINDLEALLARIGFHTIRITPKDGSQALIREWAPELEIADVLISATIEAVKPAA is encoded by the coding sequence ATGACTGAGCGAACACATCAGGAGATCCGGGAATTGGTGCGGGAGAACTACGGCCAGGTGGCCAAGGCTGGTGGCGGGGGGTGCGGATGCGCACCTGCGTGTTGCAGCCCGGACAATGCTGTGCCGGTGGAGGATGCGGCCCTGGCCATAGGTTATTCGCAGGACGACGTGGCCGCAGTGCCCCAGGGCGCGAACCTGGGCCTGGGGTGCGGCAATCCCCAGGCGATGGCTGCGCTGCGACCTGGGGAAACTGTGCTCGATCTGGGCAGCGGCGGCGGCTTCGATTGCTTTCTGGCCGCAAAAGCCGTGGGGCCGCAAGGACGCGTGATCGGCGTGGACATGACGCCGGACATGGTGGAGAGAGCTCGCCGCAACGCGGAGCAGGCGGGTCTGGGACGGGCGGAGTTCCGCCTGGGGGAGATCGAGCATTTGCCGGTGGCGGACGACACCATCGACGTGATCATATCGAACTGCGTGATCAACCTCTCACCCGAAAAGGAGCTGGTCTTTCGAGAAGCATGGCGCGTGCTCAAGCCAGGCGGACGCCTGGCCGTTTCAGACATCGTGGCCACGGCCGAGCTTCCCGAAACCGTGAAAAACGATCCCGCGCTGTACGCCGGCTGCATGGCCGGGGCCGCGTTGATCAACGACCTCGAAGCCCTGTTGGCGCGGATCGGGTTTCATACCATTCGCATCACGCCCAAGGACGGGAGTCAGGCGCTTATCCGAGAATGGGCTCCGGAGCTTGAGATCGCGGACGTTCTGATCTCGGCGACGATCGAGGCGGTCAAACCCGCTGCGTGA
- a CDS encoding DUF2905 domain-containing protein: MSGVMGKALILIGALFVLVGVWVLLGSRLPTWLSWLGRLPGDIAIERDNVRFYLPITTSIILSILLTLLLWFFGRR; the protein is encoded by the coding sequence ATGTCCGGCGTGATGGGGAAGGCGCTGATCCTCATCGGCGCCCTCTTCGTGCTGGTGGGTGTGTGGGTGCTGCTCGGCAGCCGCCTGCCCACGTGGCTGTCGTGGTTGGGGCGTTTGCCCGGCGATATAGCGATCGAACGCGACAACGTCCGCTTTTACCTTCCCATCACGACCAGCATCATCCTGAGCATCCTGCTGACCCTGCTGCTGTGGTTCTTCGGCCGGCGTTGA
- the leuB gene encoding 3-isopropylmalate dehydrogenase, translated as MKAFQITLLPGDGVGREIVPEAVRVLDAVAKQRGRRFEFREAVVGGAAIDRFGVPLPDETLKAAMDADAVLLGAVGGPKWEGLDYSVRPERALLGLRERLGTFANLRPAVVFPLLADASPLKREIIDGIDILVVRELTGGIYFGTPRGVAPYEGGERGINTEVYTTPEIERIARVAFGLARKRRKLVTSVDKANVLEATELWRRVVTRVHADFPDVELKHMYVDNCAMQLIRWPKQFDVIVTTNLFGDILSDEASMLTGSIGMLPSASLGGRVGLYEPIHGSAPDIAGKDIANPIATILSAAMMLRHSFDLEDDAAAIERAVSRVLEQGYRTADIMQPGMTKTGTREMGGLIAEAIA; from the coding sequence ATGAAGGCCTTTCAGATCACATTGCTGCCCGGGGACGGCGTGGGGCGGGAAATCGTCCCCGAGGCCGTGCGCGTCCTCGATGCCGTGGCGAAGCAACGAGGCCGGCGGTTCGAGTTCCGCGAGGCTGTGGTGGGCGGCGCGGCGATCGATCGGTTCGGCGTGCCGTTGCCCGACGAGACGCTCAAGGCCGCGATGGACGCGGATGCCGTGCTGCTCGGCGCGGTGGGCGGGCCCAAATGGGAAGGCCTCGACTACTCGGTACGCCCGGAGCGGGCGCTCCTGGGGCTTCGCGAACGACTCGGCACCTTCGCCAACCTGAGGCCGGCGGTCGTGTTTCCCCTGCTGGCGGACGCCTCCCCGTTGAAACGGGAGATCATCGACGGCATCGACATCCTGGTGGTCCGGGAGCTGACCGGGGGGATCTACTTCGGCACGCCCCGCGGGGTGGCGCCCTACGAGGGCGGGGAGCGCGGCATCAACACCGAGGTCTACACCACGCCGGAGATCGAGCGCATCGCACGCGTGGCGTTCGGCCTCGCCCGCAAGCGCCGGAAGCTCGTGACCAGCGTGGACAAGGCCAACGTGCTCGAGGCCACGGAGCTGTGGCGGAGGGTGGTGACTCGGGTGCACGCCGACTTCCCGGACGTGGAGCTTAAGCATATGTACGTGGACAACTGCGCCATGCAGTTGATCCGGTGGCCCAAGCAGTTCGACGTGATCGTGACGACCAACCTGTTCGGTGATATCTTAAGCGACGAAGCGTCCATGTTGACGGGGTCGATCGGGATGCTGCCGTCGGCGAGCCTCGGCGGGCGGGTCGGATTGTACGAGCCCATCCACGGGAGCGCGCCGGATATCGCCGGGAAGGATATCGCCAACCCTATTGCGACGATCCTTTCGGCAGCGATGATGTTGCGGCACTCGTTCGACCTCGAAGACGACGCCGCCGCGATCGAGCGCGCGGTGTCGCGCGTCTTGGAGCAGGGGTACCGCACGGCCGACATCATGCAGCCGGGCATGACCAAGACGGGGACGCGGGAAATGGGCGGGCTGATCGCGGAGGCGATCGCCTGA
- a CDS encoding SpoIID/LytB domain-containing protein — protein MVLRPALITRTLLFAVLTLAAGVFPAAAASDDDQRIRVALEAARHEVTVTSSGPIFVAGNGWKATLSGGVHVQRAGGRLIVNDRKVTPPVRIAGTSAFLTVDGTPVRGDLVITVRDRRVFVVNEVRLEDYVRSVVPSEVPSDWPAEALKVQAILARTYALYQKAERGGNHFDVDATVQSQVYGGIPSEDGRTSKAVEATAGRVVRFGGQLAFTPYHSTSAGPTEDALEVWGIDRPYLKGVDCSFDTESPAARWTRRVPLDEIEAALGQAGYRVGLIGSITPLGRNRSGRISAVRIVHAGGALILKGEELRRIIGYRRLPSMRFDLTEFAVNPETQRVEAWFEGGGWGHGVGLCQWGMKALAERGWTADQIIGYYYPGTTVDVITPRVSRAR, from the coding sequence GTGGTTCTTCGGCCGGCGTTGATCACACGCACGCTCCTCTTCGCCGTGCTGACCCTGGCCGCCGGGGTGTTCCCGGCCGCGGCCGCCTCCGACGACGATCAGCGGATTCGCGTGGCCCTGGAGGCCGCCCGCCACGAGGTGACCGTCACCAGCTCCGGTCCTATCTTTGTGGCGGGGAACGGATGGAAGGCCACGCTCAGCGGCGGCGTGCACGTTCAGCGCGCGGGCGGCCGCCTGATCGTGAACGACCGCAAGGTGACGCCACCGGTGCGAATCGCCGGAACCTCGGCGTTCCTGACGGTTGACGGCACCCCGGTGCGCGGCGACCTCGTGATCACGGTACGTGACCGCCGCGTGTTCGTGGTCAATGAGGTGCGCCTCGAAGACTACGTTCGCAGCGTGGTGCCGTCCGAGGTGCCGTCCGACTGGCCCGCGGAGGCGCTGAAGGTCCAGGCGATCCTGGCGCGCACGTATGCGCTCTACCAGAAGGCCGAACGCGGCGGCAACCACTTCGACGTGGACGCCACGGTGCAGAGTCAGGTGTACGGAGGCATCCCGAGCGAGGATGGTCGAACCTCCAAGGCCGTGGAGGCGACGGCCGGACGCGTGGTGCGGTTCGGCGGACAACTGGCGTTCACCCCGTACCACTCCACGTCGGCGGGACCCACCGAAGACGCGCTGGAGGTCTGGGGGATCGACCGGCCGTATCTGAAGGGCGTGGACTGCTCCTTCGACACCGAGTCCCCCGCCGCCCGGTGGACGCGCCGGGTCCCGCTCGACGAAATCGAGGCGGCCCTGGGCCAGGCGGGGTACCGGGTCGGTCTCATCGGGTCCATCACGCCGTTGGGCCGCAACCGCTCGGGACGCATCTCGGCGGTCCGAATCGTCCACGCGGGCGGTGCGCTCATCTTGAAGGGGGAAGAGCTGCGCCGTATAATCGGCTACCGCCGCCTGCCCAGCATGCGTTTCGACCTCACCGAGTTTGCGGTCAATCCCGAGACTCAACGGGTCGAGGCGTGGTTCGAAGGCGGGGGCTGGGGACACGGCGTGGGCCTGTGCCAGTGGGGCATGAAGGCCCTGGCCGAGCGCGGGTGGACCGCGGATCAGATCATCGGGTACTACTACCCTGGGACGACCGTCGATGTCATCACTCCCCGCGTCTCCCGCGCTCGCTGA
- a CDS encoding aspartate-semialdehyde dehydrogenase, with product MITKKSHYTVAVIGATGAVGRESLEILEERKFPLGGLRLFASKRSAGETLSCQGKDWTVEELTPSSDFKGVDFAFISATDAISRDYGPRLGAAGVVVIDDSAVFRMDADVPLVVPEVNAHVLDKASRRIIAIPNCTTTPLVMALKPLHDAVGIKRVVVTTFQSVSGTGAAAMDELIEQTKSLLTFKEVKAEVYPHQIAFNLLPQIGSFGEGGDCSEEVKIVRETQKILGEPNMRITATTVRVPVMRCHSEAVNVELERPLKPNDARSLLSAMPGVIVFDDPVRKLYPMPLDASGKDEVFVGRIREDQSVNNGLNLWVVSDNLRKGAALNAIQIAETLIAKAV from the coding sequence ATGATCACCAAAAAATCTCACTATACCGTGGCCGTGATCGGGGCCACCGGCGCGGTGGGCCGGGAGAGCCTGGAGATCCTGGAGGAACGCAAGTTCCCGCTGGGTGGCCTGCGCCTCTTCGCGTCCAAGCGCTCGGCGGGCGAGACCCTGTCCTGCCAAGGGAAAGATTGGACCGTGGAAGAGCTCACGCCGTCGAGCGATTTCAAAGGCGTGGACTTCGCGTTCATCTCCGCCACCGACGCGATCAGCCGCGACTACGGCCCTCGCCTGGGCGCGGCGGGCGTGGTGGTGATCGACGACAGCGCGGTGTTTCGCATGGACGCGGACGTGCCGCTGGTGGTGCCCGAAGTCAACGCGCACGTGCTGGACAAGGCCTCGCGGCGAATCATCGCGATCCCCAATTGCACGACCACGCCGCTCGTGATGGCGCTCAAGCCCCTGCACGACGCCGTCGGGATCAAGCGGGTCGTGGTCACCACGTTTCAATCCGTGTCCGGAACCGGCGCGGCCGCGATGGACGAACTGATCGAGCAGACCAAGTCGCTGCTCACGTTCAAGGAGGTCAAGGCCGAGGTCTACCCGCACCAGATTGCGTTCAACCTCCTGCCCCAGATCGGCTCGTTCGGCGAAGGCGGCGACTGCTCCGAGGAAGTGAAGATCGTCCGCGAAACGCAGAAAATTCTGGGCGAACCCAACATGCGGATCACCGCCACCACGGTTCGTGTGCCGGTCATGCGCTGCCACTCCGAGGCGGTGAACGTGGAACTGGAGCGGCCGCTCAAGCCCAATGACGCGCGCTCCCTGCTCAGCGCGATGCCGGGTGTCATCGTGTTCGACGACCCGGTCCGAAAACTCTACCCCATGCCGCTCGACGCCTCGGGCAAAGACGAGGTCTTTGTCGGTCGCATCCGCGAAGACCAGTCCGTCAACAACGGCCTGAACCTCTGGGTGGTGTCCGACAACCTCCGCAAAGGCGCCGCCCTCAACGCGATCCAGATCGCGGAAACCCTGATCGCTAAAGCGGTGTAA
- a CDS encoding DUF2283 domain-containing protein, translating to MADKKLKVWFDAEGDFLEVQFSDAPGYMRETAHDAVMQRVDAEGKVIGFSILGVSRFKKDRPLETDLTAA from the coding sequence ATGGCCGACAAAAAGCTGAAAGTGTGGTTTGACGCGGAAGGCGATTTCCTGGAAGTCCAGTTCAGCGATGCCCCAGGCTACATGCGCGAAACCGCCCATGACGCCGTGATGCAACGAGTTGATGCAGAGGGCAAAGTCATCGGTTTCAGCATTCTTGGCGTCAGCCGTTTCAAGAAAGACCGGCCGCTCGAAACCGACCTGACCGCGGCCTGA
- a CDS encoding SPOR domain-containing protein, with product MAGSPSGPRVGRVASDQGHSLKPYLAIVTLLVVVGVVSYSLVDRWLAEPPPEPGGDAAIDGGGRVVIGQSAPGSSAPRAASGPPGEDSPYKPQEFTFYKSLGNASQTPPKLEPKPPAEPRVSRPEPSPKRVESSRPVNRKSYTVQVGSFQDRKSAERLAAKVRHYRYTVSVTRVVLPDTGVRYRVRMGSFATREDALKLAETLKKKDRKLEPFVATNLPASG from the coding sequence ATGGCCGGCAGTCCCTCCGGTCCGCGAGTCGGCCGCGTCGCGAGCGATCAAGGCCACTCGCTCAAGCCGTATCTCGCCATCGTGACGTTGCTCGTGGTGGTGGGCGTCGTCTCCTATTCGCTGGTGGATCGGTGGCTGGCCGAACCCCCGCCCGAACCCGGCGGAGACGCGGCCATCGACGGCGGGGGGCGAGTGGTCATCGGCCAGTCCGCCCCGGGATCGTCCGCGCCGCGGGCCGCGTCCGGCCCTCCGGGCGAGGACTCCCCGTACAAACCCCAGGAGTTCACGTTCTACAAATCGCTGGGCAACGCGAGCCAGACGCCTCCCAAACTCGAACCCAAGCCGCCGGCCGAACCGAGGGTGTCCCGTCCGGAGCCGTCGCCCAAACGTGTGGAGTCGTCGCGGCCAGTGAACCGCAAGTCCTACACCGTGCAGGTCGGATCGTTCCAGGACCGGAAATCGGCCGAGCGCCTGGCCGCCAAGGTCCGTCACTACCGGTATACCGTGTCGGTCACGCGCGTCGTGCTGCCCGACACGGGCGTTCGTTACCGGGTGCGGATGGGATCGTTCGCCACGCGCGAGGACGCGCTCAAGCTGGCCGAGACTCTCAAGAAAAAAGACAGAAAACTGGAGCCCTTCGTTGCCACGAACCTGCCGGCCTCGGGCTAG
- the nadA gene encoding quinolinate synthase NadA — MPTLSATEELVARIQRLKAERQAIILSHNYQIGEIQDVADFVGDSLELSRMAVEMPAKVIVFCGVHFMAETAAVLNPDKLVLLPDPDAGCSMADMITVEQLRALKAQHPGAAVVCYVNSTAAIKAESDYCCTSSNAVRVVESVPPDRDVIFIPDQFLGDYVAKQTGRKLILYNGYCPVHYRIMASDLEVMKAAHPAAEVLVHPECPGDVRELGDRVLSTSGMCRAAKASSAPEVIVATEVGILHRIQKENPEKRVYASCQWCDCSHMRVNTLEKILWSLEDLQHVVSVPEPVRVRAKQALDRMLAVSAS; from the coding sequence ATGCCAACCCTGTCCGCAACCGAAGAGCTGGTCGCCCGCATTCAACGCCTCAAAGCCGAGCGCCAGGCGATCATTCTCTCCCATAACTACCAGATCGGCGAGATCCAGGATGTGGCGGATTTCGTCGGAGATTCGCTGGAATTGTCGCGCATGGCGGTGGAGATGCCGGCCAAGGTGATCGTGTTTTGCGGCGTGCACTTCATGGCTGAAACCGCGGCGGTGTTGAACCCCGACAAACTGGTGCTCTTGCCCGATCCGGACGCGGGGTGCTCGATGGCGGACATGATCACGGTCGAGCAACTCAGGGCGCTCAAGGCGCAGCATCCGGGTGCCGCGGTGGTCTGTTACGTGAACAGCACGGCCGCGATCAAGGCGGAGAGCGATTACTGCTGCACCTCCTCCAACGCGGTGCGCGTGGTGGAGAGCGTTCCGCCGGACCGCGACGTCATCTTCATCCCGGACCAGTTTCTCGGCGACTACGTGGCCAAGCAAACCGGCCGCAAACTGATTCTCTACAACGGGTACTGCCCGGTGCATTACCGCATCATGGCGTCGGACCTGGAGGTGATGAAGGCCGCGCACCCGGCCGCCGAAGTGCTGGTGCACCCCGAATGCCCGGGCGACGTGCGGGAGTTGGGGGATCGCGTGTTGTCCACCAGCGGCATGTGCCGGGCCGCCAAGGCGTCGTCGGCGCCGGAGGTCATCGTGGCGACCGAGGTGGGAATCCTCCATCGGATCCAAAAAGAGAATCCCGAGAAACGTGTGTATGCTTCATGCCAATGGTGCGACTGCTCGCACATGCGCGTGAACACCCTGGAAAAGATCCTGTGGTCGCTCGAGGATCTTCAGCACGTGGTGTCGGTTCCGGAGCCCGTCCGCGTCCGCGCCAAGCAGGCGTTGGATCGCATGCTCGCTGTGTCGGCGTCCTAG